A single window of Fischerella sp. PCC 9605 DNA harbors:
- a CDS encoding CHASE2 domain-containing protein has translation MSKQLGKHLVRLLFTFKQFLSRGHRELMTASGVTACILLLRFFGLLQSIEWATLDQFFQLRPVEPPEELIVIVAIDEASLRQVGSWPIPDGAIAQVLQKLNVYKPRAIGLDIYRDLKVEPGHQNLVAAYKSMPNLIGIELLSNHKNDSVSPPLELSQRQQVGFNNVLLDADGKIRRNLLYWHIDNQAHESFALKLAKLYLKGEGITPKKAADNPENLQLGKAVFYRFQPHDGGYVGTDNRGYQVLSNFPKLACRDSSSEICGFRRVSMWDVLTDRVPKKWISDRIVLIGSTASSVQDWVLIPYSSRLMGTAKPVAGIELQAYFISELIRSALQGRPLLQVWADPIEWLWIFAWAYVGAATSWQVRRFSKSILCILWFCLLLTGSTYVAFLFGWWIPLLPALLAFSISAIVITSQIAQMQEELKRSKEFLHQVINTIPDPIFVKNEKHQLIVLNEAYCQLIGYSKNQLLEKSDYDFFPKHEADVFRQQDQLIFRSQQPHEHEEEFTDASGKTHFISTKRSLHKDAAGNFFLVGVIRDITERKLLEEELKRTAAELFRSNNELKLQEDQLRYLAYHDPLTDLPNRKLFAEQLCESIEWAQSNNLLLGLLFIDLDGFKQVNDTLGHEIGDRLLITVGQRLSNSLRGSDTVSRLGGDEFTVILRAIPKLEVAAKVAEKILATITEPIVLDGHTTKVSASIGISVYPLNSQDYETLIKQADAAMYRAKHLGKNRYEFA, from the coding sequence ATGAGTAAGCAGCTAGGCAAGCATCTTGTGAGGTTACTATTTACGTTTAAACAATTCCTTAGTCGAGGACACAGGGAATTGATGACTGCCTCCGGCGTTACAGCTTGCATTCTGCTATTGCGTTTTTTTGGGTTGTTGCAATCCATAGAGTGGGCGACTTTAGATCAATTCTTCCAATTACGCCCCGTCGAACCGCCAGAAGAATTGATCGTGATAGTAGCAATTGATGAGGCTTCTTTACGCCAAGTGGGTTCCTGGCCAATTCCAGATGGTGCGATCGCCCAGGTTTTGCAAAAATTAAATGTCTACAAACCACGCGCCATTGGTTTGGATATCTACCGAGATTTAAAAGTAGAGCCTGGTCATCAAAATTTAGTGGCTGCCTATAAATCAATGCCGAACTTGATTGGCATTGAATTACTGTCAAATCACAAAAATGATAGTGTTTCACCTCCACTAGAACTGAGTCAGCGCCAGCAAGTAGGGTTTAACAACGTACTGTTAGATGCTGATGGCAAAATACGTCGTAATTTGTTGTATTGGCATATTGACAATCAGGCACACGAAAGTTTTGCTCTGAAGTTGGCGAAGCTGTATTTAAAGGGGGAAGGAATTACACCCAAGAAAGCAGCAGATAATCCTGAAAATTTACAGTTGGGTAAGGCAGTATTTTATCGCTTTCAACCACACGATGGTGGTTATGTAGGGACAGATAACAGAGGTTATCAAGTTTTGTCAAACTTTCCCAAATTAGCCTGTAGAGACTCATCATCAGAAATTTGTGGCTTCCGTAGAGTATCGATGTGGGATGTACTAACCGACCGAGTACCAAAAAAGTGGATTAGCGATCGCATTGTTTTGATTGGTTCTACAGCATCCAGTGTCCAAGATTGGGTCTTAATTCCATACTCCAGTCGATTAATGGGTACAGCAAAGCCAGTAGCAGGTATCGAACTGCAAGCCTATTTTATTAGTGAGTTAATTCGATCTGCCCTGCAAGGAAGACCGTTACTTCAGGTTTGGGCTGACCCAATAGAATGGTTGTGGATTTTTGCTTGGGCCTATGTAGGAGCTGCGACAAGCTGGCAAGTACGACGTTTTAGCAAAAGTATTCTTTGTATTTTGTGGTTTTGCTTGCTACTAACTGGCAGTACCTACGTTGCTTTCTTATTTGGTTGGTGGATACCACTGTTGCCTGCATTGCTTGCTTTTAGCATTTCAGCAATTGTCATTACTTCCCAAATTGCCCAGATGCAAGAAGAGTTGAAACGCTCCAAAGAGTTTTTGCATCAAGTCATCAATACAATTCCTGACCCAATTTTTGTCAAAAATGAAAAACATCAGTTGATAGTATTAAATGAAGCATATTGTCAATTAATTGGTTATTCCAAGAACCAACTGTTAGAAAAATCAGATTATGACTTTTTCCCGAAGCACGAAGCTGATGTGTTTCGCCAGCAAGACCAATTAATTTTTCGGTCTCAGCAACCCCACGAGCATGAAGAAGAATTTACAGATGCTTCAGGTAAAACTCATTTTATCTCCACTAAGCGATCGCTCCACAAAGACGCCGCAGGTAATTTCTTTTTAGTCGGGGTCATCCGTGATATTACTGAGCGTAAGTTATTAGAAGAAGAACTCAAACGCACTGCTGCCGAGTTATTTCGCTCCAACAATGAATTGAAACTTCAAGAAGACCAATTGCGTTATCTGGCGTATCACGATCCTCTCACCGATTTACCCAATCGCAAATTGTTTGCCGAACAACTGTGCGAGTCAATTGAATGGGCACAAAGCAACAATTTGTTACTCGGACTGCTGTTTATTGACTTGGATGGATTCAAGCAAGTCAATGATACTCTTGGACATGAAATTGGCGATCGCTTGCTCATCACCGTAGGTCAACGGCTTAGCAACTCCTTGCGCGGTAGTGATACTGTTTCCCGTTTGGGTGGCGATGAATTTACTGTGATTTTACGAGCAATTCCTAAACTGGAAGTGGCTGCCAAAGTTGCCGAAAAAATCTTAGCAACCATCACTGAGCCAATTGTCTTAGACGGACACACTACCAAAGTATCCGCCAGTATTGGCATTAGTGTTTACCCTCTCAATAGTCAAGACTATGAAACTTTGATCAAACAGGCAGATGCCGCTATGTACCGTGCCAAGCACCTTGGTAAAAATCGCTATGAGTTTGCTTGA